The Syngnathus acus chromosome 2, fSynAcu1.2, whole genome shotgun sequence genomic interval GTTTAGCATCACCTTTAGCACTTGCATCTTGTTCCTGGTTCCTGCCGGCTGTGACACAGCACACATAACATCTCACTtatattcaatttaaaaaaagaaaaaaaaagaaactgccTTTAACTTTCACACACAGCTTGTATTCATTTCGAAACCACAAATGAAAGTCAAGAactgtgtatgtgcgtgcgtgtgcgtacaagtgtgtgtgtgtgtgtgtgtgtgtgtgtgcgtgtgtgtgcgtgcgcacgcacgcacgcacatgcatGGGTATATCTGTgtgcaaaatgaaattgacCAACATACTCAGCAGTTTTTGTTAATTGAGATTTGCTACATTGACCAGGCATCACACATCAGAGCTTCAAAAAAGTATGAATGCTaatcattttacatttatagGACATCATTGTAATCAAGTACCCTATTGAATACATAATCCATCCATACAAATCTCATTAATCCAGACAAAcgacaaatacaaaaataattaaaatagctTCAGATCTCCATCTTTTGATtctgttaagaaaaaaaaaacatgttcaagGTGATGccgtttttttaaacagacatTTGAATGAAGACGTGAGTGCAATCTGTCATCAAAAGGTTTCTCGGCGACGTGTCACACTGTCACAACCTCACACATTGGTCACCCCGATGTTGGCGTAAGCCCGGACGGGGCTCCCTTGTGTCCTCGGAGGTGTTTGCTCTCTGACCTCACGAGGTAGCGACCCATAGCTGCTGTGATAGCTCAAGTCCCGTCCGTTGCGTGCCTTAGGGCTGAATCCGGTCGGCGGCTGCAGCAAAAGAAATGAGAGAGACACTTCTTGGGTATTGATTCATGCCAAGGGCAAACCATATGATGCACACttatgaaataacaaatgttttcaaacgaCTTAATAATAGGCAACAGATAATTATAtgcaacactttttttctacAAGTCTCTGGCAGTGCTTCTGCAACTTTGCTAGAAAATATATAATCTTTCCCATCACAGGAGATATTTTTAGTACAGGCTCACAGGCTACTCGTGTGGTCCTTGGGAGCTACCTGGATTAAATGTACCTTTTGGCATTTAGAAacgcatttgtttgttttgcctctTAATATACGTtgcatgcaaaaacaaatacattattttgtaggaaataaataaaagtgtaaAAACTTATGAACACTTGTATCTGTTGCACTGTTCCACTTTAAGGCCATCAATGTATTAAGGTTAGAGAAGTTAGTATTTTACTAtaaactaccgtttttttccgtgtataatacgcaaaatttaactaatttattgtcctaaaatctggggtgcgcattatacatgggtacaatttttttttaattttttttttttaatttaattttttttttttttttttttttttttaagaaaatcatggtactggtacgagtattgatttatgtattgttctcttcttgtcatgttgtgaaagaatgtgggttgaataaataccgaaagaacaatagtgtgtttgtactgtgctctggtcatttcgtcaaagaagggataatagtcctcttctcttcttgactgacaatgaatgtgatcgtttaatacaatcagcaaataacaaaatgcgtattacaggtaatattttatttcacaacactttgccttgttcctttcgtctctgctgttcacttcaaacacgctccatacgaacgcaatgctctcgtatcagacgcttgctcgatcacctgctcgtttgctgtcacaatgtaccctacacaaatccgaaacatttgttgcggctccgagtcacgacgaggggcaagttttggtttccaagggtgtttttattcctcttcaacgtctctcccatacagagccgcctttttcacatgtccgcacgtcactttcctctcttttcatctgatcgcggtggtgcctttacgggcagtcggagaaatcaacgccaacaaaaaaaatacatccagcctagttaagaccataccaaagactataaaaatgggacccattgcctccctgcgtgtgtgacgatcattgggactttaaaaaaaaaaacaaattttaaaaaatttaaaaaaaaaataataataataattgggtgcgtattatacatgggtacaggcttttttccagcatcaacatgccattgttagggtgcgtattatacatgggggcgtattatacacggaaaaaaacggtaattactTTTGAATGGTAATGACTCAAAATATAACATATATTACCAGTTATATTTTGCCCAACACTAATTTTGATATACATACTATACAATGTGTGCAGTTCAAGATGATAAGATAAGGTAACTGCTTTTTCCCACCTTGACAGCCCTCCTCCTAAGTGAGCCCTCATCGTCCGTGTGTCGACTGGCAGAGCCAGGCGACCTGCTCGGGGAGTTTTGGCGAATGGGAGTTGGCGGTGTTCCCAAAACTAAGCGCTCAACGCCTTGCTTTCCATCTGCCCTGCAAAATTCAAAGAAGATTTAACATCTCTTGCTTTGAGTGGGTGCTAAAACAAAAGTGTACTGGATGGCATGGGTTTACCTGGCCAGGCCGATCAGATTTGTCAGCTCTTCTTCGAGGTGTCTCCGAATCATGTGCTTGCTGCTGGGAATTCCCATTGTTGTGGCCAAAGTGTCGCTGGAAAAACTCGGTTCCAGCACCATGACAGCTCCATGAATGCCGCTGCTGACTACACCTTCCGTAAACTCCTGCACAGATGGACGGAAGGTTTACATGGTGATTCAGCCAAGCACAGTGAGCCAGTTTCAATTTGGGTGTAAGAAAAAGTGAATTCAGTTTGAAATTAGTCATTCCCTTATGCTCACCTTGAGGTCGATATCTTTAAGCCATTTAATGACACGATGAGAGGTCCAAACCAAAGGGTCCGTG includes:
- the LOC119119655 gene encoding kazrin-A-like, which produces MSQWRAGTVQAWLEVVMAMPMYIRTCSENVKSGKVLLGLTDEDLELGLGVTSLMHRRKLRLAIEDYREAEDGRGLSKAADMDHHWVAKAWLSDVGLPQYSQAFHTHLVDGRMLHSLTRRDLERHLNISKKFHQVSLLLGIELLHSLNFEKDALQARRVQCEHQNTDPLVWTSHRVIKWLKDIDLKEFTEGVVSSGIHGAVMVLEPSFSSDTLATTMGIPSSKHMIRRHLEEELTNLIGLARADGKQGVERLVLGTPPTPIRQNSPSRSPGSASRHTDDEGSLRRRAVKPPTGFSPKARNGRDLSYHSSYGSLPREVREQTPPRTQGSPVRAYANIGVTNV